In a genomic window of uncultured Sphaerochaeta sp.:
- a CDS encoding monovalent cation/H+ antiporter complex subunit F codes for MSDLILQAMLFALTFFAVVTLVRLLLGPTGSDRLVALNVLSAVSLALLILWGVSTKRTLYLDVALVYDIFGFLGFLAITRFLKKSKEGS; via the coding sequence ATGAGTGATCTGATTCTTCAGGCAATGCTGTTTGCCCTCACCTTCTTTGCCGTAGTGACCTTGGTGCGGCTGTTGCTCGGTCCAACGGGAAGTGATCGGCTTGTCGCGTTGAATGTGCTCTCCGCAGTCTCCCTCGCCCTGTTGATACTCTGGGGGGTGAGTACGAAACGTACCCTTTACCTCGATGTGGCTCTGGTGTACGACATCTTCGGTTTCTTGGGCTTTCTGGCCATCACCCGATTCCTGAAGAAAAGCAAGGAGGGCTCATGA
- a CDS encoding P-II family nitrogen regulator produces MKLLVFILNNEEYLEEVLEAYVEAGITGSTILDSEGMGRFLAYEVPLFEGFKDFMKGNRPYNKTILSVVKDSEVVKKARELVDEVVGGLDQPGSGIMFTVPVDWASGLLDEKDEV; encoded by the coding sequence ATGAAACTATTGGTATTCATACTGAACAATGAAGAGTATCTGGAGGAGGTGCTGGAAGCCTATGTGGAAGCCGGCATCACAGGATCCACCATTCTCGACTCCGAGGGTATGGGACGCTTCCTTGCCTATGAGGTCCCCCTCTTCGAAGGTTTCAAGGACTTCATGAAGGGCAACAGGCCCTACAACAAAACCATCCTCTCGGTAGTGAAAGATAGTGAAGTGGTGAAGAAAGCCAGGGAGCTGGTGGATGAGGTGGTCGGGGGGCTTGACCAGCCGGGTTCAGGCATCATGTTCACCGTACCGGTGGACTGGGCATCCGGTCTGCTTGATGAAAAGGACGAGGTATAG
- the hisG gene encoding ATP phosphoribosyltransferase, producing MAEVLRIAIQKSGRLSEKSLEIIKNCGIKFGSDARVLKEKASNFPLEFLYVRDDDIPGYIRDGVADIGIVGRNEYDEQAIDLAVLRDLGFAKCRLSIAVPIDFPYTGLSSLEGKRIATSYPHILGSILAEQGIKATFIQVSGSVEVTPQVGIADAICDLVSTGATLAMNGLREVEAIYTSTAVMIGRKQMGSEEKENILRRLELRIDAVMRASSYKYVLFNLPEEHLDQVARIVGGMKSPTVTRLMETGWVSVQTVVAEDTFWDVFEQLKALGAQGILVTPIEKMTE from the coding sequence ATGGCAGAAGTGCTGAGAATCGCAATCCAGAAGAGTGGGAGACTGAGTGAGAAGTCCCTGGAGATCATCAAGAACTGCGGCATCAAGTTCGGCAGTGATGCACGCGTCCTCAAGGAAAAAGCATCAAACTTTCCCCTGGAGTTTCTCTATGTCCGTGATGACGATATTCCCGGCTATATCCGTGACGGTGTTGCCGACATCGGCATCGTGGGAAGAAACGAATACGATGAGCAGGCAATCGACCTTGCGGTGCTGCGTGACCTCGGGTTTGCCAAGTGCAGGCTGAGCATCGCCGTCCCCATCGATTTCCCCTACACGGGGCTCTCCAGCCTTGAAGGCAAGCGGATCGCCACCAGCTATCCCCACATCCTGGGTAGCATTCTTGCCGAGCAGGGGATCAAGGCAACCTTCATCCAGGTCAGCGGTTCGGTGGAAGTGACGCCCCAGGTCGGTATTGCCGACGCCATCTGCGATCTGGTCTCCACCGGGGCGACGCTGGCTATGAATGGACTGCGGGAAGTGGAAGCCATCTACACCTCCACTGCCGTCATGATCGGACGCAAACAGATGGGCAGTGAGGAGAAGGAGAACATCCTCAGGCGCCTTGAACTGCGCATCGATGCAGTCATGCGTGCTTCCTCCTACAAGTATGTCCTGTTCAACCTTCCCGAGGAGCACCTTGACCAGGTGGCCCGCATCGTCGGCGGCATGAAGAGCCCGACGGTCACCCGCTTGATGGAAACCGGGTGGGTTTCGGTTCAGACGGTTGTGGCTGAGGATACCTTTTGGGATGTCTTTGAGCAGCTCAAGGCCCTCGGTGCCCAGGGAATTCTGGTCACTCCGATCGAGAAGATGACCGAGTAG
- the hisH gene encoding imidazole glycerol phosphate synthase subunit HisH, with the protein MRIAMVKYNAGNTRSVLCSLNRLGYEAEVTDDPKLLRSADKVIFPGVGEASTAMAYLREKGLDEVLVHLEQPFLGICLGMQLMCSFSEEHNTTTLGIFDVPVRKFVLPPAYKVPHMGWNTLSRSEDPFFSHLEGESWCYFVHSYYVEMGPSTIATTTYGPLSFTAVLHKDNFYGCQFHPEKSAEVGATLLKTFVEEL; encoded by the coding sequence ATGAGAATAGCCATGGTCAAGTACAATGCGGGCAATACCCGTTCGGTACTGTGCAGTCTCAATCGCCTTGGCTACGAGGCGGAAGTTACCGACGACCCAAAGTTGCTCCGTAGTGCCGACAAGGTGATTTTTCCTGGGGTTGGGGAAGCATCCACAGCCATGGCCTATCTGAGGGAGAAAGGTCTGGATGAGGTGCTCGTTCACCTTGAACAGCCGTTCCTGGGAATCTGTTTGGGAATGCAGCTGATGTGCTCCTTCAGCGAGGAGCACAATACCACCACCTTGGGCATATTTGATGTGCCGGTGCGCAAGTTTGTCCTTCCTCCTGCATACAAGGTTCCCCACATGGGGTGGAACACCCTCTCCCGCAGTGAGGACCCGTTTTTCTCGCATCTGGAAGGGGAGAGCTGGTGCTATTTCGTGCACAGCTACTATGTGGAGATGGGCCCTTCCACCATAGCCACCACAACCTATGGCCCACTCTCTTTTACCGCTGTCCTTCACAAGGACAACTTCTATGGGTGCCAGTTTCATCCTGAGAAGAGTGCAGAGGTGGGTGCAACCTTGCTCAAGACGTTTGTGGAGGAACTCTGA
- the hisB gene encoding bifunctional histidinol-phosphatase/imidazoleglycerol-phosphate dehydratase HisB, which translates to MRKKVLFLDRDGIIVEEDQVDSLEKVKYIPGVFGALSRLCQSGQFHVAMVSNQDGVGTPSFPQEAFEIPHQRIMQTLAGEGILFDDVHIDLSLPEDNCPGRKPGIGMLGEYQTDAYDLEHSVMIGDRLTDVQLAYNLGCKAIWFADSSRSSELGAELAPVCILVSDNWAQIASFLLDESNLAPRATTLKRQTKETDITLSLNLDGGGLGTMETHLPFFDHMLEQILRHSGCDISLHAHGDLVVDEHHTVEDVGLALGAAFLEALGDKRGINRYGHEILPMDEVLAQVALDFSGRPYLQWNVSISREYVGSFPTELVEHFFKSFSDSAKCNLSVTVSSGNGHHQIEAIFKAFARALRSAVHRNPYSDALPSTKGVL; encoded by the coding sequence ATGCGTAAGAAGGTGCTCTTTTTGGATCGTGATGGGATCATCGTCGAGGAAGACCAGGTTGACAGCCTTGAGAAAGTGAAGTACATCCCCGGTGTCTTCGGCGCCCTCTCCCGTCTGTGCCAGTCAGGCCAGTTCCATGTTGCGATGGTGAGCAACCAGGATGGGGTGGGAACCCCCTCCTTTCCCCAGGAGGCGTTCGAGATTCCCCACCAGCGGATCATGCAGACTCTGGCAGGGGAAGGCATCCTGTTTGATGATGTCCATATAGACCTTTCGCTTCCCGAGGACAACTGTCCGGGACGCAAGCCCGGAATCGGGATGCTGGGTGAGTACCAAACTGATGCCTATGATCTTGAGCACTCGGTCATGATCGGTGATCGCCTTACCGATGTCCAGCTTGCCTACAATCTTGGATGCAAGGCCATCTGGTTTGCCGATTCCAGTCGCAGCAGTGAGCTGGGAGCTGAGCTTGCACCGGTATGCATCCTGGTCAGCGACAACTGGGCACAGATCGCCTCCTTCCTGCTCGATGAGAGCAACCTCGCTCCCCGAGCAACTACCCTCAAGCGCCAGACCAAGGAGACGGACATCACCCTTTCGCTCAATCTTGACGGGGGTGGCTTGGGAACGATGGAGACCCATCTTCCCTTTTTTGACCACATGCTTGAGCAGATTCTCCGCCACAGCGGATGCGATATCTCCCTCCATGCCCACGGGGACCTGGTGGTTGATGAGCACCATACCGTGGAGGATGTGGGGCTTGCTCTTGGTGCAGCGTTTCTGGAGGCGCTGGGGGACAAGCGGGGTATCAACCGGTACGGCCATGAGATTCTTCCGATGGACGAGGTGCTCGCCCAGGTGGCCCTTGACTTTTCCGGCCGCCCGTACCTGCAGTGGAATGTCTCCATCTCCCGTGAATATGTAGGAAGCTTTCCCACTGAATTGGTGGAGCACTTCTTCAAATCGTTCAGTGACAGTGCAAAGTGCAATCTCTCGGTTACGGTAAGTAGTGGCAACGGCCATCACCAGATAGAGGCAATTTTCAAGGCGTTCGCACGCGCCCTGCGCTCTGCTGTCCATCGCAATCCGTACTCGGATGCGCTGCCGTCAACCAAGGGGGTGCTATGA
- the hisF gene encoding imidazole glycerol phosphate synthase subunit HisF produces MLAKRIIPCLDVRDGRTVKGVNFVNLRDAGDAVELAKVYSACGADELTFLDITATVENRGTFRSLVARIADHISIPFTVGGGIRNTADVAALLDSGADKISINSQAVAKASVIDELALQFGSQCVVCAIDARRNAQFDKPGEEGWEVYVHGGRTPTGIEVVSWAREAYDRGAGEILLTSMEHDGVKGGFAVDLTRRVSSAVGIPVIASGGAGTMEHFREIFTEGKADAALAASIFHFHEIDIPELKIFLAKHGIPMRTRQ; encoded by the coding sequence ATGCTGGCCAAACGCATCATACCCTGTCTTGACGTCCGTGATGGAAGGACGGTGAAAGGAGTCAACTTCGTGAACCTGCGGGATGCAGGGGACGCTGTTGAGCTTGCCAAGGTCTACAGCGCCTGTGGTGCCGATGAGCTCACCTTCCTGGACATCACCGCTACGGTGGAGAACCGGGGAACGTTCCGTTCACTGGTTGCCCGTATTGCCGACCATATCTCCATCCCCTTCACCGTGGGGGGAGGGATCAGGAATACTGCTGATGTTGCTGCTCTTCTGGACAGCGGGGCAGACAAGATATCCATCAACAGCCAGGCGGTGGCAAAGGCCTCGGTCATTGATGAGCTGGCCCTGCAGTTCGGCTCTCAGTGCGTCGTATGCGCCATTGATGCCCGTCGCAATGCTCAGTTTGACAAGCCCGGAGAGGAGGGTTGGGAGGTCTATGTCCATGGGGGACGTACCCCGACCGGCATTGAGGTTGTTTCTTGGGCAAGGGAAGCGTACGACAGAGGGGCAGGCGAGATCCTGTTGACCAGTATGGAGCATGACGGGGTGAAAGGGGGCTTTGCCGTTGATCTGACGCGCAGGGTTTCTTCTGCAGTCGGCATTCCGGTGATTGCCAGCGGCGGGGCTGGAACCATGGAGCATTTCAGGGAAATCTTCACTGAGGGCAAGGCTGATGCAGCACTGGCTGCTTCGATTTTTCATTTTCATGAGATAGATATCCCTGAACTGAAGAT
- the hisD gene encoding histidinol dehydrogenase, translated as MAYLARFDVAQESDLSSALQRNKTNSGQVGERVRSILEAVRTEGDGALLRYAQQFDRVQLESLRARDEEFAEAEKLVSPTLKAALAEASRNIRTFHEAQFPQAEQVEVAPGIELRRKVVPLSRVGLYIPGGTAPLFSTVLMLGIPAQVAGCPSVVLTTPPGKEGKVHPAILYAAKLCNIKDVYKVGGAQAIAALAYGTQTIKAVDKIFGPGNQYVTEAKKQVSSECCAIDMPAGPSEVMVVANPLSDPAFVASDLLSQAEHGSDSQAMLVVKAGSEEGFAYLDRVEEELSTQLAKLGRQNHLVSSLSSSRAFVCPDLDSCASLVNAYAPEHLIINLSEAEDEELASLVVNAGSLFLGPYSCETAGDYASGTNHTLPTNGWARSYSGVSTDSFVKKITVQKLSREALDRLSPTLLAMAEEEQLSAHRNAVAIRLGGER; from the coding sequence ATGGCCTATCTAGCACGCTTTGATGTTGCCCAGGAGAGTGATCTCTCCTCAGCATTGCAACGCAACAAGACCAACTCTGGACAGGTGGGAGAACGGGTGCGTTCCATACTTGAGGCGGTCAGGACCGAAGGGGATGGTGCTCTGCTGCGCTATGCACAGCAGTTCGACCGTGTGCAATTGGAATCGCTGAGGGCAAGGGACGAGGAGTTTGCTGAGGCTGAGAAGCTGGTCAGTCCCACCCTCAAGGCTGCCCTTGCCGAAGCCTCGCGCAATATCCGCACCTTCCATGAGGCACAGTTTCCCCAAGCCGAACAGGTGGAGGTAGCCCCCGGCATAGAGCTCAGGCGCAAGGTGGTACCCCTCAGCCGGGTGGGGCTCTACATCCCCGGAGGGACGGCTCCCTTGTTCTCCACCGTCCTGATGCTGGGAATCCCAGCCCAGGTTGCAGGGTGTCCCTCGGTGGTGCTGACCACCCCTCCCGGCAAGGAGGGGAAGGTCCATCCGGCCATCCTCTATGCGGCAAAGCTGTGCAACATCAAAGACGTCTACAAGGTTGGGGGAGCACAGGCCATCGCAGCGCTTGCCTATGGGACCCAGACCATCAAGGCAGTGGACAAGATCTTCGGGCCGGGCAACCAGTACGTGACTGAGGCAAAGAAGCAGGTCAGCAGTGAGTGCTGTGCCATCGACATGCCGGCAGGCCCGAGCGAAGTGATGGTGGTTGCAAATCCGCTCTCCGATCCTGCCTTCGTGGCAAGCGACCTGCTCAGCCAGGCGGAGCATGGTTCCGACAGCCAGGCGATGCTGGTGGTGAAAGCGGGAAGCGAGGAAGGCTTTGCCTACCTCGATCGGGTGGAAGAGGAGCTATCAACCCAGCTTGCCAAGCTTGGCAGGCAGAACCATCTGGTCAGCAGCCTTTCCAGTTCCCGTGCCTTTGTCTGTCCCGATCTGGACAGTTGCGCATCCTTGGTGAACGCATATGCTCCGGAGCACCTGATCATCAACCTCAGCGAGGCGGAGGATGAAGAGCTTGCCTCCTTGGTGGTGAACGCCGGTTCCCTGTTCCTAGGGCCCTACTCCTGCGAAACAGCCGGAGACTATGCAAGCGGTACCAACCACACCCTGCCGACCAACGGCTGGGCCCGCTCCTACAGCGGGGTGAGCACCGATTCCTTCGTGAAGAAAATCACGGTACAGAAACTGAGCAGGGAGGCCTTGGACCGACTGAGTCCCACCTTGCTTGCCATGGCAGAAGAAGAACAGCTTTCGGCACACCGCAATGCTGTTGCGATACGTTTGGGAGGAGAGAGATGA
- a CDS encoding PTS sugar transporter subunit IIA — MEGISTLLARECILLDRGADSLEDIIKILTDTLTAVHPTLAPSTLMEKVIDGGFHTTCMGEGCAITHARCPSMDKTLMAVMRLSPPLDLKALDKEDVKLIFLLVGPQSSASFHLKILSRLARLLHQKKLREELFASPTSEAFLDRIIDKEQ; from the coding sequence ATGGAAGGAATCAGCACGCTGCTTGCAAGAGAGTGCATTCTGCTCGATCGGGGAGCAGATTCGCTTGAAGATATTATCAAGATCCTGACTGACACCCTCACCGCTGTCCACCCCACTCTGGCACCTTCCACTCTCATGGAAAAGGTGATTGACGGAGGATTCCACACCACCTGCATGGGAGAAGGCTGCGCCATCACTCACGCACGATGCCCTTCCATGGACAAGACACTCATGGCGGTCATGCGTCTCAGCCCCCCACTCGATCTCAAAGCCTTGGACAAGGAGGATGTGAAGCTCATCTTCCTCTTGGTAGGTCCGCAAAGCAGTGCGAGCTTCCACCTGAAGATTCTCAGTCGCCTCGCACGCCTCCTGCACCAGAAAAAGCTGCGTGAAGAGCTCTTTGCGTCACCCACCAGCGAGGCGTTCCTGGACCGTATCATCGATAAGGAGCAGTAG
- a CDS encoding hydrogenase subunit MbhD domain-containing protein, with protein MNMLLLSLILALGIYALLSRDLLHSVIALSAISMLSALLFTILRAPDVAITEAAVGAGVSTVIFVWAIRHTQRRDKEES; from the coding sequence ATGAACATGCTCCTGCTCAGCCTCATCCTTGCCTTGGGAATCTACGCACTTCTATCCAGGGACTTGTTGCACTCGGTGATTGCGCTCTCCGCAATCAGCATGCTCAGCGCCCTGCTGTTCACCATCCTCAGGGCACCTGACGTGGCCATCACCGAAGCGGCGGTTGGAGCAGGGGTCTCCACCGTCATCTTTGTCTGGGCGATACGCCATACCCAGCGCCGGGACAAGGAGGAGTCATGA
- a CDS encoding Na+/H+ antiporter subunit E produces the protein MNSRRTWAFIRFGLTTLFLFVVWILISADAGPFSLLFGFFISLLSASLTYHIFLPEHEANLHFFVPRPFSLLRFLLLMVAALYGSSFQVAKAVITGNTNPRIVHFRTRLRSDIARTILANAITFTPGTMTLDLNDDHLTVHWLLCTTTHTKAAGEAIKTRLEHALGRTWL, from the coding sequence ATGAACAGCAGAAGAACCTGGGCCTTCATCCGTTTCGGTTTGACCACCCTCTTTCTTTTCGTTGTCTGGATTCTCATCAGCGCTGATGCAGGACCCTTCTCCCTGCTCTTCGGATTTTTCATTTCGCTGCTTTCCGCGTCCCTCACCTACCACATCTTCCTGCCCGAGCATGAGGCAAATCTCCACTTCTTTGTCCCCAGGCCTTTCTCCCTGCTTCGCTTCCTTCTTCTGATGGTGGCAGCACTGTACGGTTCCAGTTTCCAAGTGGCCAAGGCGGTGATCACGGGCAACACCAATCCCCGCATCGTGCACTTCCGAACCCGTCTTCGTTCGGATATCGCACGCACCATCCTGGCCAATGCAATCACCTTCACCCCGGGAACCATGACACTCGACCTCAACGACGACCACCTGACCGTACATTGGCTGCTCTGCACCACCACCCATACAAAAGCAGCTGGGGAAGCGATCAAGACCCGGCTGGAACATGCACTGGGGAGGACTTGGTTATGA
- a CDS encoding cation:proton antiporter subunit C: protein MIIERILIALLFLSGFTAIVGMRNIIRKVFGLNLLNAAVVLLFILEGSRIGNQAPILDEGITTMVDPIPQALMLTAIVIGVCVSALSLALAVRLYKATGSLDIQVITERLQREH from the coding sequence ATGATCATTGAACGCATCCTCATCGCCCTGCTCTTCCTTTCCGGCTTCACAGCCATTGTGGGCATGCGCAACATCATCAGAAAAGTCTTCGGCCTCAATCTGCTCAATGCTGCCGTCGTACTCCTCTTCATCCTGGAGGGGAGCAGGATAGGAAACCAAGCCCCCATCCTCGATGAGGGCATCACCACCATGGTTGATCCAATCCCCCAGGCACTGATGCTGACGGCTATTGTCATTGGTGTCTGTGTCAGTGCCCTCTCCCTTGCCCTTGCCGTACGTCTCTACAAGGCAACCGGGTCGCTTGATATCCAGGTCATCACCGAGAGGCTGCAGCGTGAACATTGA
- the hisA gene encoding 1-(5-phosphoribosyl)-5-[(5-phosphoribosylamino)methylideneamino]imidazole-4-carboxamide isomerase, with amino-acid sequence MDLIPAIDIIAGEAVRLSQGAYDSKKVYASDPLEIAKQFEDHQIKRLHLVDLDGAKGKGIENLRVLERIATHTSLVIDFGGGIKHTNDLKAAFGSGASMVTCGSIAAKDPDLVRSWIDLYGADRLILGADARDGLIRTNGWIEESSLEVGAFIDSYLAYGLTQVICTDIAKDGMLEGPSLAFYQTLLETRPTLHLIASGGVSSIEDLRALRRAGLGGAIIGKAIYEGRISLQELQAFGEENYAGQTHHTLS; translated from the coding sequence ATGGACCTGATACCAGCCATTGATATCATTGCGGGGGAAGCGGTTCGCTTGAGCCAAGGTGCCTATGATTCGAAGAAGGTCTATGCCTCCGATCCTTTGGAGATTGCCAAACAGTTTGAGGATCACCAGATCAAGCGCCTGCATCTGGTGGATCTGGATGGGGCGAAGGGCAAGGGCATCGAAAATCTGCGTGTCCTTGAGCGCATTGCCACCCATACCTCCCTGGTCATCGATTTCGGGGGAGGCATCAAGCACACAAACGACCTGAAGGCCGCCTTCGGGAGCGGTGCGAGCATGGTGACCTGCGGTTCGATTGCGGCCAAGGATCCAGACCTTGTCCGCTCCTGGATTGACCTCTACGGAGCAGACCGGCTTATCCTCGGCGCCGATGCGCGCGACGGTCTGATCAGGACCAACGGCTGGATTGAGGAGAGCTCCCTGGAAGTGGGGGCGTTCATCGACTCGTATCTTGCCTACGGGCTTACGCAGGTCATCTGTACCGATATCGCCAAGGATGGGATGCTGGAAGGTCCTTCGCTGGCGTTCTACCAGACGTTGCTGGAAACACGCCCCACGCTTCACCTGATCGCCAGCGGGGGTGTCAGCAGCATCGAGGATTTGAGAGCCTTGCGCAGAGCGGGCCTTGGTGGAGCCATCATAGGCAAAGCCATCTATGAGGGAAGGATCAGCTTGCAGGAGTTGCAGGCTTTTGGGGAGGAGAACTATGCTGGCCAAACGCATCATACCCTGTCTTGA
- the hisC gene encoding histidinol-phosphate transaminase: protein MRELLRKNIAELKPYSCARNDFTGEAEVYLDANENWQDFVGKVDANRYPDPLSVLVRKAIEEKLGLPFANTLLGNGSDELIDNLLRCFCVPGKDSILLMPPTYGAYRVFADINDVLVEQVPLTPDFAIDFPALETFLSREKATRKSEGRLKVLFICSPNNPSGNAFSLDQIERVCSLFDGITVVDEAYYDFSSKPSAVKLLGRFPNLVVLRTLSKCWALASARVGIAIASEEIIAVFRSMKYPYNIGSPSQNLALKALEKAEEVQQGLALIKEERSRLGTELAKLSCVKRVFPSDANFFLVRVTDANALYHYLADRGIIVRNRSKEMHCQECLRITVGSRAENDKLLAALSAYKEC from the coding sequence ATGAGAGAGTTGCTCAGAAAGAACATTGCCGAGCTCAAGCCGTACAGTTGTGCCCGTAATGACTTCACCGGGGAGGCGGAGGTCTACCTCGATGCCAATGAGAATTGGCAGGATTTTGTGGGGAAGGTGGATGCAAACCGGTATCCCGACCCTCTCTCCGTCTTGGTGCGTAAGGCTATCGAAGAGAAGCTCGGTCTCCCCTTTGCCAACACGCTGCTTGGCAATGGCAGCGATGAGTTGATCGACAACCTGCTTCGCTGTTTCTGCGTCCCGGGCAAGGATTCCATTCTGCTCATGCCCCCCACCTATGGGGCGTATCGTGTCTTTGCCGACATCAATGACGTGCTGGTGGAACAGGTTCCCCTTACTCCCGACTTTGCCATTGATTTCCCTGCCCTCGAGACCTTCCTCTCCCGGGAGAAGGCAACCAGAAAGAGCGAAGGCAGATTGAAGGTGCTTTTCATCTGCAGCCCGAACAACCCCAGCGGCAATGCCTTCTCCTTGGATCAGATTGAGCGGGTGTGTTCGCTTTTTGATGGCATCACAGTGGTTGATGAGGCGTACTACGACTTCAGCAGCAAGCCGAGTGCGGTCAAATTGCTTGGGCGTTTTCCCAACCTGGTGGTGCTCAGGACCCTCTCCAAGTGTTGGGCACTTGCCAGTGCCCGTGTTGGGATTGCGATTGCCAGCGAAGAGATCATTGCAGTCTTCAGGAGCATGAAGTATCCCTACAACATCGGATCTCCTTCCCAGAATCTTGCACTCAAAGCACTTGAAAAAGCCGAGGAGGTACAGCAAGGTCTTGCGCTGATCAAAGAGGAGCGCAGCCGCCTTGGGACAGAACTTGCCAAGCTCTCTTGCGTGAAACGGGTTTTCCCCAGCGATGCAAACTTCTTTCTGGTGCGGGTGACTGATGCGAATGCACTCTACCACTATTTGGCCGACCGCGGTATCATAGTGCGCAACCGCAGCAAGGAGATGCACTGCCAAGAGTGCCTCAGGATTACGGTGGGCAGCAGGGCAGAGAATGACAAGCTGCTGGCAGCACTGTCTGCCTACAAGGAGTGTTGA
- a CDS encoding monovalent cation/H(+) antiporter subunit G, with protein MMIIREILALLAFLIGTGFGLVGMVGLFRFKDPYSRLHAGSLCGTTAVFSYLVALLLLSPSVASTLRMIILIVFFLISAPTGSSIVARFIWESEDAERQRSSMNREDKSL; from the coding sequence ATGATGATCATACGTGAGATACTTGCCCTGCTGGCCTTTCTCATCGGCACCGGCTTCGGATTGGTCGGCATGGTTGGTCTGTTTCGGTTCAAGGATCCGTACAGCCGTCTGCATGCAGGCTCGCTGTGTGGTACGACAGCAGTCTTTTCGTACCTCGTTGCCCTGCTCTTGCTCTCCCCCTCGGTTGCCAGCACGCTCAGGATGATCATTCTCATAGTCTTCTTCCTGATCAGTGCCCCTACCGGCTCCTCGATCGTCGCCCGCTTCATCTGGGAGTCGGAGGATGCCGAAAGGCAACGCTCATCCATGAATCGGGAGGATAAAAGCCTATGA
- a CDS encoding MnhB domain-containing protein, which translates to MKKLELIKIVITVLLCALLVVPIILSNHSWPTQARDYLFDNARSDTGATNTVSAIYLGYRAMDTLGETLVLLVSVTGTMAILVKLGKEHSDEEATSFSLAPEKRPTNRLRTHLVETVGSKLGPIVLLFGFYVMLYGHISPGGGFQGGVIVASAIVFLALGTDVKSKLTNTLVLSRIEALSFLVLILVSISGVFFESGFFGNPIKSASSLSANFIILLNIIIGLKVGTSIAVMCIAMMGGSHDH; encoded by the coding sequence ATGAAGAAGCTCGAACTGATCAAGATAGTGATTACCGTGCTGCTTTGTGCCCTCCTGGTTGTTCCCATCATCCTCAGCAACCACAGCTGGCCCACCCAGGCCCGTGATTACCTATTCGATAACGCACGCTCCGATACCGGGGCCACCAATACCGTCAGCGCCATCTACCTTGGGTATCGAGCAATGGACACCCTTGGGGAAACCCTGGTGCTGTTGGTCTCAGTAACGGGCACCATGGCCATCTTGGTGAAGCTGGGCAAGGAACACAGTGATGAGGAGGCAACCAGCTTCTCCCTAGCCCCGGAGAAACGGCCTACCAACCGACTGAGGACACATCTTGTGGAGACTGTTGGTTCGAAATTGGGCCCCATTGTCCTGCTCTTCGGCTTCTATGTGATGCTCTACGGACACATCAGCCCCGGCGGTGGTTTCCAAGGGGGAGTCATCGTAGCCTCGGCCATTGTTTTCCTTGCCTTGGGAACTGACGTGAAGAGCAAACTGACCAATACCCTGGTGCTCTCGCGCATCGAGGCCCTCTCGTTTCTGGTTCTCATCCTTGTTTCGATCAGCGGAGTCTTTTTTGAAAGCGGGTTTTTCGGCAACCCCATCAAGTCCGCATCCTCCCTCTCTGCCAACTTCATCATCCTGCTGAACATCATCATCGGCTTAAAGGTGGGAACGAGCATTGCGGTAATGTGCATTGCCATGATGGGAGGCAGCCATGATCATTGA